One Camelus dromedarius isolate mCamDro1 chromosome 6, mCamDro1.pat, whole genome shotgun sequence genomic region harbors:
- the CCNC gene encoding cyclin-C isoform X2, with amino-acid sequence MAGNFWQSSHYLQWILDKQDLLKERQKDLKFLSEEEYWKLQIFFTNVIQALGEHLKLRQQVIATATVYFKRFYARYSLKSIDPVLMAPTCVFLASKVEEFGVVSNTRLIAAATSVLKTRFSYAFPKEFPYRMNHVLECEFYLLELMDCCLIVYHPYRPLLQYVQDMGQEDMLLPLAWRIVNDTYRTDLCLLYPPFMIALACLHVACVVQQKDARQWFAELSVDMEKILEIIRVILKLYEQWKNFDERKEMATILSKMPKPKPPPNRNSLSDSSLVAGPEAAR; translated from the exons ATGGCAGGGAACTTTTGGCAGAGCTCCCATTA TTTACAATGGATTTTGGATAAACAAGATCTGTTGAAGGAACGCCAAAAGGACTTAAAGTTTCTCTCAGAAGAAGAGTATTGGAAATTACAGATATTTTTTACAAatg ttatcCAAGCATTAGGTGAACATCTTAAATTAAGACAACAAGTTATTGCCACTGCTACAGTCTATTTCAAGAGATTCTATGCCAG GTATTCTCTGAAAAGTATAGATCCTGTATTAATGGCTCCTACATGTGTGTTTTTGGCATCCAAAGTAGAG gaatttgGAGTAGTCTCAAATACAAGATTGATTGCTGCTGCTACTTCTGTAT tAAAAACTAGATTTTCATATGCCTTTCCAAAGGAATTTCCTTATAGGATGAACCAT gtattagAATGTGAATTCTATCTTTTAGAATTAATG GATTGTTGCTTGATAGTGTATCATCCTTATAGACCTTTGCTCCAGTATGTGCAGGACATGGGCCAAGAAGACATGTTGCTTCCCCTTGCATG GAGGATAGTGAATGATACCTACAGAACGGATCTTTGCCTACTGTATCCTCCTTTCATGATAGCTTTAG CTTGCCTGCATGTAGCTTGTGTTGTACAGCAGAAAGATGCCAGACAGTGGTTTGCTGAGCTTTCTGTGGATATGGAGAAG atTTTGGAAATAATCAGGGTTATTCTAAAACTATATGAGCAGTGGAAGAATTTTGATGAGAGAAAAGAGATGGCAACTATTCTTAGTAAGATGCCGAAACCAAAACCTCCTCCAAACAG aaattccCTGAGTGATTCTTCACTAGTGGCAGGGCCTGAAGCTGCAAGATGA
- the CCNC gene encoding cyclin-C isoform X1, with amino-acid sequence MAGNFWQSSHYLQWILDKQDLLKERQKDLKFLSEEEYWKLQIFFTNVIQALGEHLKLRQQVIATATVYFKRFYARYSLKSIDPVLMAPTCVFLASKVEEFGVVSNTRLIAAATSVLKTRFSYAFPKEFPYRMNHVLECEFYLLELMDCCLIVYHPYRPLLQYVQDMGQEDMLLPLAWRIVNDTYRTDLCLLYPPFMIALACLHVACVVQQKDARQWFAELSVDMEKILEIIRVILKLYEQWKNFDERKEMATILSKMPKPKPPPNSEGEQGPNGSQNSSYSQS; translated from the exons ATGGCAGGGAACTTTTGGCAGAGCTCCCATTA TTTACAATGGATTTTGGATAAACAAGATCTGTTGAAGGAACGCCAAAAGGACTTAAAGTTTCTCTCAGAAGAAGAGTATTGGAAATTACAGATATTTTTTACAAatg ttatcCAAGCATTAGGTGAACATCTTAAATTAAGACAACAAGTTATTGCCACTGCTACAGTCTATTTCAAGAGATTCTATGCCAG GTATTCTCTGAAAAGTATAGATCCTGTATTAATGGCTCCTACATGTGTGTTTTTGGCATCCAAAGTAGAG gaatttgGAGTAGTCTCAAATACAAGATTGATTGCTGCTGCTACTTCTGTAT tAAAAACTAGATTTTCATATGCCTTTCCAAAGGAATTTCCTTATAGGATGAACCAT gtattagAATGTGAATTCTATCTTTTAGAATTAATG GATTGTTGCTTGATAGTGTATCATCCTTATAGACCTTTGCTCCAGTATGTGCAGGACATGGGCCAAGAAGACATGTTGCTTCCCCTTGCATG GAGGATAGTGAATGATACCTACAGAACGGATCTTTGCCTACTGTATCCTCCTTTCATGATAGCTTTAG CTTGCCTGCATGTAGCTTGTGTTGTACAGCAGAAAGATGCCAGACAGTGGTTTGCTGAGCTTTCTGTGGATATGGAGAAG atTTTGGAAATAATCAGGGTTATTCTAAAACTATATGAGCAGTGGAAGAATTTTGATGAGAGAAAAGAGATGGCAACTATTCTTAGTAAGATGCCGAAACCAAAACCTCCTCCAAACAG TGAAGGAGAGCAGGGTCCAAATGGAAGTCAGAACTCTAGCTACAGCCAATCTTAA